The genomic stretch GTACCATTGCAATCATTAGAAACAGATAAGAGTATTTTCTTTAAAGTGAAAAAATTATTTGGTATTCGATAACACTTCGTAAACATGCGAAGTGTTTTTCTTTTTTTAGCCTTTACCGACTAAGAAATTATGCTTTTACGCCTTGGATGACTTTTCAAATTATCTACTCATAAGTTGTCCTATCGACTCATATAAATGAATTAATAAGATTACGAGGAGAGGTGACACACACTTTGAGTAAGCGCGTAGACGATATAAGAAAGCGGATCGCTAAACGGCGAGAACAAGAGGAAAAATGGGGAAATCAGAATCAAATGATGAACAAATTTCCGGTAAAGGAAGTACAAAATGCTGAGGGCGGATACACTTACACTTATGATGATTTGGTAGAAGAGCAGGGGAAAAAGATAATAACTAACTCTAACTTTATGTTTAGGAGTTTGTTATCTGCGATTATTGTACTTGCTTTAGCAATCATTTTAAAAAGTAGCTCACCTATTGCCTCTCAGGTTCGGCAAGGTCTTTCACAAGTTTATAATAGTGAATTTCAATTTGCTTCACTACAAAAGTGGTACGAAGATCGTTTTGGAACGCCACTAGCTTTTTTACCCCAATTAAATGATAAAAAAGGAAATGTTGGTAACGATAATTACGCTGTTCCCGCTAGTGGGAAAGTACTTCAAAGTTTTAAAACGGATGGTCAAGGAATATTAATACAAACAGAAGCAAATCAAAAGGTAGATTCAATTAAAAAAGGTCGGGTTATATTTGTAGGAAAGAAAGATAATTTAGGAAATACAGTGATCATTCAACATGCTGATGGCTCAGAATCATGGTACGGAAAGTTAGGTAGCACAAATGTAAAAGTTTATGATGAAGTAGATAGTAAAAAAGTGATCGGAACGGTATCTACTAATGATGATGGGAATCTAGGAACTTATTACTTTGCAATTAAAATGGGGGAAAAATTTATTGATCCGAAACAGGTGATT from Arthrobacter citreus encodes the following:
- a CDS encoding M23 family metallopeptidase, producing MMNKFPVKEVQNAEGGYTYTYDDLVEEQGKKIITNSNFMFRSLLSAIIVLALAIILKSSSPIASQVRQGLSQVYNSEFQFASLQKWYEDRFGTPLAFLPQLNDKKGNVGNDNYAVPASGKVLQSFKTDGQGILIQTEANQKVDSIKKGRVIFVGKKDNLGNTVIIQHADGSESWYGKLGSTNVKVYDEVDSKKVIGTVSTNDDGNLGTYYFAIKMGEKFIDPKQVIPFE